Proteins encoded in a region of the Myxococcus guangdongensis genome:
- a CDS encoding Ig-like domain-containing protein, whose protein sequence is MWSSQLRTRAIAAFVLFLGVSGVQGRAWGATPQSGPVLSTERPVGATRSGPAHLTQYESALAWGTSNYLAAWVDFRHGIHGEEGHGTQVYATRLSASGEVLDAAGIRLSTGAHVPHYQQGISIAADSTGFLVAWQDASLDGNTVDPLLGTRVGADGQVVWAGKELIRPRAGTSTLTRLAFTGDGYLLVWNERTAEGRERILASRVELDGTVLDPTGVDVGVGSIARMTWTPQGGLLLYWSQGIWGIRVNARGEAQGSAFRINAPDVERPGSPQVAFDGTNHLVVWTEPAPESSGEDKVLGARVSPTQGVLGAPFFIHDAPTYQSFPQVAFNGTNYVVTWQDDEVLNGARVTSIYARRLSPSGVVLDAESYLVRRNPGNVALFQEAMAASGTDILVTWHSRLGDLDDALYASRMDSTGAPLPDPLLVSSASNTQLSPAMASGGEHHLVVWTEPNALPQGSDIFGTFVDDAGIEVTPGGFAITQSAQDQQHPAVAFDGTHFLVTWTETVSTTTTYVMARRIPAFGAPVKPEFRINAFATTSARPKLACVTKTCLVAWYDPSSNPSSDAITSNYVNPNDDVLPRGASAELVGRGPLEKDLSVSTSGAHFLVVYSSGFNTGTNTRRVEGRLVATTSGQPGTNSFPISEAASGMRSPSAAFDGTNHVVAWMEGSQVRATRVSVGGTVLETTPWEMSPVESSLEQRPTVVSDGISSLVLWASRPPEGSTLNTIHGTRTMAFDSTPGTPQVLAAAPWSDTFAAGTSMKPGQFLVAYSRFEGPPHGTHRLFTRKARYNTAPQVTDRSHQMVEDRSLDLSLTARDVENDAFTLSISAGPTHGAVRGTPPDVTYTPTPGFRGEDSFQFTATDTEGMSSTATVRVTVIRAPVAPQAVPLDLELDEDTTLSFRLMATDENGDAVTYRVGPPPLHGTLMGTPPDLQYTPHADFNGTDTFEYLASDGTLESARVRVTITVRPIDDAPVAEDSSYIVDRWSSVEILLKAHDVDGDALTYSVAQPRNGTLTGTAPNLVYTPFPNAREDESIVFTVSDGKRVATGTVTIDVRFQNVPPFTQDQRLAVTPGESIDIELDVENPDGDALTYVITEQPASGTLSGEPPHLRFQASDSFTGEVSFTYVASDGLDSATGRVFIRSLARPAAPSPGKSGGCSSSGGAPSLVLVLGVLALLARRHRGYAQARVTKHRG, encoded by the coding sequence ATGTGGTCGTCACAGCTGCGAACGCGAGCCATCGCGGCGTTCGTTCTTTTTCTCGGGGTGTCGGGCGTACAAGGACGTGCGTGGGGTGCCACGCCCCAGTCGGGCCCCGTGCTCTCCACGGAGCGGCCCGTGGGGGCCACCCGGTCGGGCCCGGCGCACCTCACCCAGTATGAGTCCGCCCTGGCCTGGGGCACCTCGAACTACCTCGCGGCCTGGGTGGACTTTCGTCACGGCATCCATGGGGAGGAGGGCCATGGGACACAGGTCTACGCGACCCGACTGAGCGCCTCCGGTGAGGTGCTGGACGCCGCGGGCATCCGCTTGAGCACGGGCGCCCATGTGCCGCACTATCAGCAGGGGATCTCCATCGCCGCGGACAGCACGGGCTTCCTCGTGGCCTGGCAGGACGCGTCGCTCGACGGCAACACAGTCGACCCGCTCCTCGGCACGCGGGTCGGCGCGGATGGACAGGTCGTGTGGGCCGGGAAGGAGTTGATCCGCCCCAGGGCCGGGACCTCCACGCTGACCAGACTGGCCTTCACGGGTGATGGCTATCTGCTGGTCTGGAACGAACGGACGGCCGAGGGGCGGGAACGCATCCTCGCCTCGCGGGTGGAGCTCGATGGAACGGTGCTCGACCCCACGGGAGTGGACGTGGGGGTAGGAAGCATCGCGCGGATGACCTGGACACCCCAGGGCGGGCTCCTCCTCTATTGGTCCCAGGGAATCTGGGGCATCCGGGTGAATGCCCGTGGAGAAGCCCAGGGGAGCGCGTTCCGCATCAACGCGCCCGACGTCGAGCGACCCGGCAGCCCACAGGTCGCGTTCGATGGCACGAATCACCTGGTCGTCTGGACCGAGCCAGCCCCGGAATCCAGCGGCGAAGACAAGGTCCTGGGCGCGCGCGTCAGCCCCACGCAGGGCGTCCTCGGTGCGCCCTTCTTCATCCACGACGCCCCCACCTACCAGTCCTTCCCTCAGGTCGCCTTCAACGGCACGAACTACGTGGTGACGTGGCAGGACGATGAGGTGCTCAACGGCGCACGCGTCACCAGCATCTACGCCAGGCGGCTCTCTCCCTCCGGAGTGGTGCTCGACGCCGAAAGCTACCTTGTCCGGAGGAACCCGGGAAACGTCGCCCTCTTCCAGGAGGCGATGGCGGCCTCCGGCACGGACATCCTCGTCACCTGGCACAGCAGGCTCGGGGACCTCGACGACGCCCTCTACGCCTCGCGGATGGACAGCACGGGGGCGCCCCTGCCGGACCCGCTCCTCGTCTCGTCAGCCTCCAACACACAGCTCTCACCCGCGATGGCCTCGGGTGGCGAGCACCACCTGGTGGTCTGGACCGAGCCGAATGCGCTCCCGCAGGGCTCGGACATCTTCGGCACCTTCGTGGATGACGCGGGCATCGAGGTGACGCCGGGCGGCTTCGCCATCACCCAGTCCGCGCAGGACCAACAGCACCCCGCCGTCGCGTTCGATGGCACGCACTTCCTGGTGACCTGGACGGAGACGGTTTCAACCACCACCACCTACGTCATGGCGCGACGAATTCCCGCGTTCGGCGCTCCCGTCAAACCCGAGTTCCGCATCAACGCGTTCGCGACCACCTCGGCCCGGCCGAAACTCGCGTGCGTCACGAAGACGTGTCTCGTGGCGTGGTATGACCCGTCCTCCAACCCATCGTCGGATGCAATCACCAGCAACTACGTGAACCCGAACGACGACGTGCTCCCCCGGGGTGCGTCAGCGGAGCTCGTCGGGCGAGGCCCCCTGGAGAAGGACCTGTCGGTCTCCACCAGTGGAGCGCACTTCCTCGTGGTGTACAGCTCGGGCTTCAACACGGGAACGAACACCCGACGCGTCGAAGGCAGGCTGGTGGCGACGACCAGCGGCCAGCCCGGCACCAACAGCTTCCCCATCAGCGAGGCGGCATCGGGGATGCGCTCCCCGTCCGCCGCGTTCGACGGGACGAACCACGTCGTCGCATGGATGGAGGGCTCGCAGGTCCGGGCCACCCGCGTGAGCGTCGGTGGCACCGTGCTGGAGACCACGCCCTGGGAGATGTCTCCGGTGGAGTCCTCGCTCGAGCAGCGTCCGACGGTCGTCTCCGACGGCATCTCGTCGCTCGTGCTCTGGGCCTCGCGTCCTCCCGAGGGCTCGACGCTCAACACGATTCACGGCACGCGGACGATGGCGTTCGACAGCACCCCGGGCACGCCCCAGGTCCTGGCCGCCGCGCCGTGGAGCGACACCTTCGCGGCGGGCACCTCGATGAAGCCCGGGCAGTTCCTCGTCGCGTACTCACGGTTCGAGGGGCCGCCGCATGGCACCCATCGGCTGTTCACGCGCAAGGCCCGCTACAACACCGCGCCCCAGGTGACGGACCGCTCGCACCAGATGGTGGAGGACAGGTCGCTCGACCTTTCGCTCACCGCGCGCGACGTGGAGAACGACGCGTTCACGTTGAGCATCTCCGCGGGGCCGACGCACGGCGCGGTGAGGGGAACGCCGCCGGACGTCACCTACACGCCCACGCCCGGCTTCCGCGGCGAGGACAGCTTCCAGTTCACCGCGACCGATACAGAGGGCATGTCGAGCACCGCCACCGTCCGGGTGACGGTCATCCGCGCACCCGTGGCGCCCCAGGCGGTGCCACTCGACCTCGAGCTGGACGAAGACACGACCCTCTCGTTCCGGCTGATGGCCACGGATGAGAACGGCGACGCGGTGACGTATCGGGTCGGCCCGCCTCCGCTGCACGGCACGCTGATGGGGACACCGCCAGACCTCCAGTACACGCCGCACGCGGACTTCAACGGCACCGACACCTTCGAATACCTCGCGAGCGACGGCACCCTCGAGTCCGCGCGGGTCCGGGTGACCATCACCGTGCGCCCCATCGATGACGCCCCGGTCGCGGAGGACTCTTCCTACATCGTGGACCGGTGGTCCTCCGTCGAGATCCTCCTGAAGGCCCACGACGTGGATGGAGATGCGCTCACCTACTCCGTGGCACAGCCGCGGAATGGAACGCTCACTGGCACCGCGCCGAACCTCGTCTACACCCCCTTCCCCAATGCCCGGGAGGACGAGTCGATCGTCTTCACCGTGAGCGACGGGAAGCGTGTGGCCACGGGCACCGTCACCATCGATGTCCGGTTCCAGAACGTCCCGCCCTTCACCCAGGATCAACGCCTCGCCGTCACCCCTGGGGAGAGCATCGACATCGAGCTCGACGTCGAGAACCCGGACGGTGATGCCCTGACCTATGTCATCACCGAGCAGCCCGCGTCGGGCACGCTGTCCGGTGAGCCGCCCCACCTGCGTTTCCAGGCGAGTGACTCGTTCACCGGAGAGGTGTCCTTCACCTACGTCGCCAGCGATGGTCTGGACTCAGCGACCGGCCGCGTGTTCATCCGGTCTCTCGCCAGGCCGGCGGCTCCGTCTCCCGGCAAGTCGGGGGGATGCTCGTCATCCGGCGGCGCACCGTCGCTCGTGCTGGTGCTCGGCGTCCTCGCCCTGCTCGCGCGGCGCCACCGCGGCTACGCACAGGCGCGCGTCACGAAGCACCGAGGCTGA
- a CDS encoding alpha/beta fold hydrolase codes for MATQASTGAGKITGSYLTTRDGTRIYFKDWGPRDGQPIVFSHGWPLSADAFEDQMMFLSDRGYRTIAHDRRGNGRSSQPWSGHDMDHFADDLADLTSALGLNKAVHVGHSTGGGEVARYIGRHGTSRVAKAVLIGAVPPIMLKTDWHPNGLPMKVFDDIRAGVRNDRASFFRELSLAFFGFNRPGAKVSEGLRDTFVMQGLMGSIKAEYDTIKAFSETDFRADLAKFDVPTLVMHGDDDQIVPIDGAGRLTATLVKGAKLKVYPGFSHGMCAVNKGIINEDLLAFIQG; via the coding sequence ATGGCGACACAAGCGTCCACAGGGGCCGGGAAGATCACGGGCAGCTACCTCACCACCCGCGACGGCACGCGGATCTACTTCAAGGACTGGGGCCCCCGGGATGGCCAGCCCATCGTCTTCTCGCACGGCTGGCCGCTGTCGGCCGACGCGTTCGAGGACCAGATGATGTTCCTGTCGGACCGCGGCTACCGCACCATCGCGCATGACCGGCGAGGCAACGGTCGCTCCTCACAACCGTGGAGCGGCCATGACATGGACCACTTCGCGGACGACCTCGCGGACCTGACCTCGGCGCTGGGGTTGAACAAGGCCGTGCACGTGGGCCACTCGACAGGCGGTGGCGAGGTGGCCCGGTACATCGGCCGTCACGGCACCTCGCGCGTGGCGAAGGCGGTGCTCATCGGCGCGGTGCCGCCCATCATGCTCAAGACGGACTGGCACCCCAATGGACTCCCCATGAAGGTGTTCGACGACATCCGCGCGGGCGTACGCAATGACAGGGCGTCGTTCTTCCGCGAGCTGAGCCTGGCCTTCTTCGGCTTCAACCGCCCGGGCGCGAAGGTCTCCGAGGGACTTCGTGACACGTTCGTCATGCAGGGACTGATGGGCTCCATCAAGGCCGAGTACGACACCATCAAGGCCTTCTCGGAGACGGACTTCCGCGCGGACCTGGCGAAGTTCGACGTGCCCACGCTGGTCATGCATGGCGATGACGACCAGATCGTCCCCATCGACGGCGCGGGCCGGCTCACCGCCACCTTGGTGAAGGGCGCGAAGCTCAAGGTCTACCCGGGCTTCAGCCACGGCATGTGCGCGGTCAACAAGGGCATCATCAACGAGGACCTGCTCGCCTTCATCCAAGGCTGA
- the mltG gene encoding endolytic transglycosylase MltG yields MKKVLAALAVVIVLAVVAGVGAFVVMEGAVNKAVAAPGAPVVEFTVPKGTSGRGLGGLLVTQGLLADTKVWRYHLFRRGGFSPKAGRHPVSPSMTVAELAKALEGNPLPDDIPFVVVEGWRLRDTDAALVAANLIKPGEYIAAASNPSRFKAPFPLPVTTLEGYLYPETYGIIPGDVDVEDLIQRQLDAFAARFFTPNKDAIAKSGRSLHEVVVMASMLEREEPVPAQRPLVAGILWKRVDKGFPLGVDATSRYVLAQWNDRKEFLKRLRDPEDPYNTRHRKGLPPGPIGAPTVESLQAAMAPKPSEFWYYLHDAQKNLHPSRNADEHEALRKKYNVY; encoded by the coding sequence ATGAAGAAAGTCCTCGCGGCTCTGGCAGTGGTCATCGTGTTGGCGGTGGTGGCGGGTGTGGGCGCCTTCGTGGTGATGGAGGGGGCGGTCAACAAGGCCGTCGCCGCTCCGGGTGCACCCGTGGTGGAGTTCACCGTGCCCAAGGGCACCTCGGGCAGGGGCCTGGGCGGCCTGCTCGTCACGCAGGGGTTGCTCGCGGACACCAAGGTCTGGCGCTACCACCTGTTCCGTCGGGGTGGGTTCTCGCCCAAGGCGGGCCGCCATCCGGTGAGCCCGTCCATGACGGTGGCGGAGCTGGCGAAGGCGCTGGAGGGCAACCCGCTCCCGGACGACATCCCGTTCGTGGTGGTGGAGGGCTGGCGGCTGCGCGACACGGACGCGGCGCTCGTCGCGGCGAACCTCATCAAGCCGGGCGAGTACATCGCGGCGGCCAGCAACCCCAGCCGCTTCAAGGCGCCGTTCCCGCTGCCCGTCACCACGCTGGAGGGTTACCTCTACCCGGAGACGTACGGCATCATCCCCGGGGACGTGGACGTGGAGGACCTCATCCAGCGGCAGCTGGACGCGTTCGCCGCGCGCTTCTTCACGCCGAACAAGGACGCCATCGCCAAGAGCGGCCGTTCGCTGCACGAGGTGGTGGTGATGGCCTCCATGCTGGAGCGCGAGGAGCCGGTGCCGGCGCAGCGTCCGCTGGTGGCGGGCATCCTCTGGAAGCGCGTGGACAAGGGCTTCCCGCTCGGCGTGGACGCGACGTCGCGTTACGTGCTGGCGCAGTGGAATGACCGCAAGGAGTTCCTCAAGCGGCTGAGAGATCCCGAGGACCCGTACAACACGCGGCACCGCAAGGGCCTGCCGCCGGGGCCCATCGGCGCGCCCACGGTGGAGTCGCTCCAGGCCGCGATGGCGCCGAAGCCGAGCGAGTTCTGGTACTACCTGCACGACGCGCAGAAGAACCTGCACCCCTCGCGCAACGCGGACGAGCACGAGGCGCTGCGCAAGAAGTACAACGTGTACTGA
- a CDS encoding CBM96 family carbohydrate-binding protein, giving the protein MVASPDSSPESSDEELVTRTVTFVAGADTHVVATSPTTRFGDSPTLEVGRAPESEAYLRFFIAPFTGTVTTARLRVFAVEGSADGPTVFDPPGVRPWNELTTWDSRPDWGGYWGVVSAGAVQSGTWMELDISDMSISQGSDVDVFLRGDSTDGMTLASSEHPDPALRPRLVLTVESASDHPPPRPVPLTVSGAPVSFVPSADTFVSEDAPGSSEGGAERALRVGSSPRREAHLRFSVTGLTETVQRAVLRLRVGADGAEGGPSVFGTQGPWSESGLTWSTRPARVGGTLDRAPFLAPYGFVEYDVTNQVRGNGDVTFGLYGNSGDEVSFHSREAADLEPRLLVWAGASRSEPGDDCLTRQEVIATTVHPLNDTFATPETPSTKYHREASLRVDGSPRAEGFLDFDVQLGAQPVRRVLLRLYALDASANGPQVFPAQPFDEATTDWAHRPVVRGGALADLGAVTRDSWVEVDVTDVVTTSGRHAFALVPDSADGLRFASSEARELGILDAAPQLVVVTDTAPRCSYRGTKPSGTTAWVKQSTAVEAERSQHTAPAPGGGFVVLSHQEQTRDAPASAERTDVLTLHREDGSVVWTRAFSQAQVHFSKVAVTAQGHVLAAGSYAGTPDLGTGALPQGTGMFVLELTASGAVEWTRGFTAWFQRADERLDNPMQVLDLATDAQGGAVLVGTFWGYTDFGAGPVYSGKPFPYDDTYPNSYVLKLDGQGGYQWARLLLADTLRGTLATSVAVDAGGNVTVGGWAGRATDFGDGPLAQSGPFVARWDASGAYRWARLIPVYFSSLKALAVLPDGGVAFIGDFGGRFDFAGQSYASREPDEYDGGLRDTMLGRLSATGADVVLRTFRQLTFRDLIVDAEGHLVTTQAGGGGLLGLGDVGPLESEAPYRPTVASFTASLETRWVRVFDLLQSNLLTPLPGGILFTGDLVNTFEVDGVWYTPTSRRSDVLHLMLRL; this is encoded by the coding sequence GTGGTGGCCTCCCCGGACTCGAGCCCGGAGTCGAGTGACGAGGAGCTGGTCACCCGGACGGTGACGTTCGTCGCGGGCGCGGACACGCACGTGGTGGCGACGTCCCCGACGACGCGCTTCGGCGACTCGCCCACGCTGGAGGTGGGCCGCGCTCCCGAGTCCGAGGCGTACCTGCGCTTCTTCATCGCGCCCTTCACCGGGACGGTGACGACGGCGCGGCTGCGGGTGTTCGCGGTGGAGGGCTCGGCCGATGGCCCCACGGTGTTCGACCCGCCCGGCGTGCGTCCGTGGAACGAGCTGACGACGTGGGACAGCCGCCCGGACTGGGGCGGGTACTGGGGCGTGGTCAGCGCGGGCGCGGTGCAGAGCGGCACCTGGATGGAGTTGGACATCAGCGACATGTCCATCTCGCAGGGCAGCGACGTGGACGTGTTCCTGCGCGGGGACAGCACGGACGGCATGACGCTCGCGTCGAGCGAGCATCCCGACCCGGCTTTGCGTCCCCGACTGGTGCTCACCGTCGAATCCGCGTCGGACCATCCGCCGCCGCGCCCGGTACCGCTCACGGTGTCCGGTGCGCCGGTGTCCTTCGTCCCGAGCGCGGACACGTTCGTCTCCGAGGACGCGCCGGGCTCCTCGGAGGGGGGCGCGGAGCGGGCGCTGCGCGTGGGCTCGAGTCCGCGGCGTGAGGCACACCTGCGCTTCTCCGTGACGGGGCTGACGGAGACGGTGCAGCGCGCGGTGTTGCGCCTGCGGGTGGGCGCGGACGGCGCGGAAGGTGGCCCGTCTGTCTTCGGTACCCAGGGCCCGTGGAGCGAGTCGGGCCTGACGTGGAGCACGCGTCCGGCGCGGGTGGGCGGCACGTTGGACCGGGCGCCGTTCCTCGCGCCCTATGGCTTCGTCGAGTACGACGTCACGAACCAGGTGCGCGGCAACGGGGACGTCACCTTCGGGCTGTATGGCAACTCGGGGGACGAGGTGTCGTTCCACTCGCGCGAGGCCGCGGACCTGGAGCCCCGGCTGCTCGTGTGGGCCGGCGCGTCGCGCAGCGAGCCGGGCGACGACTGCCTGACGCGACAGGAGGTCATCGCGACCACCGTCCACCCGCTGAATGACACGTTTGCGACGCCGGAGACGCCGTCGACGAAGTACCACCGCGAGGCCTCGCTGCGCGTGGATGGGTCGCCGCGCGCGGAGGGCTTCCTGGACTTCGACGTGCAGCTCGGCGCGCAGCCCGTGCGCCGGGTGCTGCTGCGCCTGTATGCGTTGGATGCGTCGGCGAATGGCCCGCAGGTGTTCCCGGCGCAGCCGTTCGACGAGGCGACGACGGACTGGGCCCATCGTCCTGTCGTGAGGGGCGGCGCCCTGGCGGACCTGGGCGCGGTGACGCGCGACTCGTGGGTGGAGGTGGACGTGACGGACGTGGTGACGACGTCGGGGCGTCATGCCTTCGCGTTGGTGCCGGACTCGGCGGATGGGCTGCGCTTCGCGTCGTCCGAGGCCCGTGAACTCGGCATCCTCGACGCCGCGCCCCAGCTCGTCGTCGTCACCGACACGGCGCCGCGCTGCTCGTATCGGGGCACGAAGCCCTCGGGGACGACGGCGTGGGTGAAGCAGTCCACGGCGGTGGAGGCGGAGCGCTCGCAGCACACCGCGCCCGCGCCGGGTGGAGGCTTCGTCGTCCTCAGTCACCAGGAGCAGACGCGAGATGCGCCTGCTTCAGCCGAGCGGACGGACGTCCTCACGCTGCACCGCGAGGACGGGAGCGTGGTGTGGACGCGCGCCTTCTCGCAGGCGCAGGTCCACTTCTCGAAGGTGGCGGTGACGGCGCAGGGGCACGTGCTCGCCGCGGGTTCCTATGCCGGGACACCGGACCTCGGGACGGGCGCATTGCCCCAGGGCACCGGCATGTTCGTGCTGGAACTGACGGCGTCGGGCGCGGTGGAGTGGACGCGGGGCTTCACCGCGTGGTTCCAGCGAGCCGACGAGCGGCTCGACAACCCGATGCAGGTGCTCGACCTGGCCACGGACGCGCAGGGCGGCGCGGTGCTGGTGGGCACGTTCTGGGGCTACACGGACTTCGGCGCGGGGCCTGTCTACTCCGGCAAGCCGTTCCCCTATGACGACACGTATCCGAACTCGTACGTGCTGAAGCTGGACGGGCAGGGGGGCTACCAGTGGGCGAGGCTGCTCCTGGCGGACACCCTGCGTGGCACGCTGGCGACGAGCGTGGCGGTGGATGCCGGCGGCAACGTCACCGTGGGCGGCTGGGCGGGGAGGGCGACGGACTTCGGCGATGGGCCTCTCGCGCAGAGCGGTCCCTTCGTGGCGCGGTGGGACGCGAGCGGTGCGTATCGCTGGGCGCGGCTCATCCCGGTCTATTTCAGCAGCCTGAAGGCGTTGGCCGTCTTGCCCGACGGTGGCGTGGCGTTCATCGGGGACTTCGGTGGACGCTTCGACTTCGCGGGCCAGTCGTACGCGAGCCGCGAGCCCGACGAGTACGACGGTGGGCTGCGGGACACGATGCTCGGTCGGCTGAGCGCCACGGGGGCGGACGTGGTGCTGCGCACGTTCCGTCAGCTGACGTTTCGAGACCTCATCGTCGACGCCGAGGGGCACCTGGTGACGACGCAGGCGGGCGGCGGAGGTCTGCTGGGCCTGGGGGACGTCGGCCCGTTGGAGTCGGAGGCGCCGTACCGGCCCACGGTGGCCAGCTTCACTGCCTCGCTGGAGACGCGTTGGGTCCGGGTGTTCGACCTGCTCCAGTCGAACCTCCTCACGCCGCTGCCGGGCGGTATCCTCTTCACCGGGGACCTGGTCAACACGTTCGAGGTGGATGGCGTCTGGTACACGCCGACGTCACGCCGCTCGGATGTGTTGCACCTGATGCTGCGTCTTTAG